Genomic segment of Bacteroides intestinalis DSM 17393:
GGGAAAGATTGCCTATCGCCGTGCCATTAAAATGGCTATCGCTAACACTATGCGTATGGGTGCTGAAGGTATCAAAATTCAGATTTCAGGACGTTTGAATGGCGCTGAAATGGCCCGTTCTGAAATGTATAAGGAAGGAAGAACTCCGTTGCACACTTTCAGAGCAGATATCGACTACTGTCATGCAGAAGCATTGACGAAGGTTGGTCTTCTCGGCATTAAAGTTTGGATCTGTAGAGGTGAAGTTTTTGGTAAGAGAGAATTAGCTCCGAACTTTACGCAAAGCAAAGAAAGCGGTCGTGGAAGCAATAGCGGAAACAATGGCGGAAAGAACTTCAAAAGAAAGAAAAATAATCGCTAAACGAATTTGAATTTTTAGGAATTATGTTACAACCGAAAAAGACAAAATTCAGAAGACAACAAAAAGGCCGTCAAAAAGGTATTGCCCAAAGAGGTAATCAGTTGGCTTTCGGTTCTTTTGGAATTAAGGCTTTGGAAACAAAATGGATTACAGGCCGTCAGATCGAAGCTGCTCGTATTGCAGTGACAAGATATATGCAACGTCAAGGACAAATTTGGATTCGTATTTTCCCGGATAAGCCTATTACCAGAAAACCTGCAGATGTACGTATGGGTAAAGGTAAGGGTGCTCCAGAGGGCTTTGTTGCCCCTGTTACTCCGGGAAGAATTATTATCGAAGCTGAAGGAGTATCTTATGAAATCGCAAAAGAAGCTTTGCGCTTAGCTGCACAGAAGCTTCCTATTACAACGAAGTTTGTTGTGAGACGTGATTATGATATTCAAAATCAAAATGCGTAATGGATATGAAAATAGCAGAAATTAAAGAAATACCTACCAATGATCTGGTAGAAAGAGTAGAGGCAGAAGTGACAAACTATAATCAAATGGTTTTAAATCATTCTATTTCTCCTTTGGATAATCCTGCTCAGATCAAACAATTACGCAGGACTATTGCGCGTATGAAAACAGAATTACGCCAAAGAGAACTTAACAATAAATGATGAGCTTGATGGAAGCAAGAAATTTAAGAAAAGAAAGAACTGGGGTTGTGCTGAGCAATAAGATGGATAAAACCATTACAGTAGCAGCTAAGTTTAAAGAGAAACACCCCATATATGGTAAGTTCGTTAGCAAGACTAAGAAGTACCATGCTCATGATGAAAAAAATGAGTGCAATATCGGTGATACTGTACTTATTATGGAGACTCGTCCTTTGAGCAAGACTAAAAGATGGAGATTGGTAGAAATAATTGAAAGAGCTAAGTAATTATGATACAAGTAGAATCCAGAATTACAGTATGTGATAACAGTGGAGCAAAAGAAGCTCTCTGTATTCGCGTTTTGGGCGGTACGGGTCGTCGTTATGCTTCAGTGGGGGACGTAATTGTTGTTTCTGTAAAGAGCGTCATCCCTTCAAGTGATATTAAAAAAGGTGCAGTGTCTAAAGCTTTGATCGTACGTACTAAGAAAGAAATCCGTCGTCCCGATGGTTCTTATATACGTTTTGATGATAATGCTTGTGTGTTGTTGAACAACGCAGGCGAGATTAGAGGTAGTCGTATTTTCGGTCCGGTAGCTCGTGAACTTCGTGCTACTAACATGAAAGTTGTGTCACTCGCTCCTGAAGTACTTTAATTTTGTAAAAGATTTAAGTAATGAGTAAATTACATATTAAAAAAGGCGATACAGTTTACGTAAATGCTGGTGAAGACAAAGGCAAAACTGGTCGTGTGTTGAAGGTTCTTGTTGATAAAAATCGTGCAATTGTTGAAGGTATCAACATGGTGTCCAAGAGCACTAAGCCTAATGCAAAGAACCCCCAGGGTGGTATTGTGAAGCAGGAAGCTTCTATCCATTTGTCTAACTTGAATCCCGTAGATCCTAAAACGGGTAAAGCCACGCGTATCAGTCGTAAAGTAACTATTGATGAAAATGGTAAGAAGACTATTGCACGTGTTTCTAAAAAATCAGGAGAGGAGATTAAGTAATGAGTAATACTGCAAGCCTTAAGAAAGAATATGTAGAGCGTATTGCGCCTGCATTGAAATCACAGTTCCAGTATTCTTCTGCAATGCAGGTACCCGTACTTAAGAAGATTGTTATCAATCAGGGTTTGGGTATGGCTGTTGCTGATAAGAAGATTATCGAAGTGGCAATTAATGAAATGACTGCTATCACAGGTCAGAAAGCTGTAGCAACCATTTCTCGTAAAGATATCGCTAACTTTAAGTTGCGTAAAAAAATGCCTATTGGTGTTATGGTAACTTTGCGTCGTGAGAGAATGTACGAATTTCTTGAAAAATTGGTTCGTGTAGCTCTTCCTCGTATCCGTGACTTCAAGGGTATTGAAAGTAAGTTTGATGGAAAGGGTAACTATACTCTTGGTA
This window contains:
- the rplN gene encoding 50S ribosomal protein L14 is translated as MIQVESRITVCDNSGAKEALCIRVLGGTGRRYASVGDVIVVSVKSVIPSSDIKKGAVSKALIVRTKKEIRRPDGSYIRFDDNACVLLNNAGEIRGSRIFGPVARELRATNMKVVSLAPEVL
- the rplP gene encoding 50S ribosomal protein L16, whose amino-acid sequence is MLQPKKTKFRRQQKGRQKGIAQRGNQLAFGSFGIKALETKWITGRQIEAARIAVTRYMQRQGQIWIRIFPDKPITRKPADVRMGKGKGAPEGFVAPVTPGRIIIEAEGVSYEIAKEALRLAAQKLPITTKFVVRRDYDIQNQNA
- the rpmC gene encoding 50S ribosomal protein L29, with translation MKIAEIKEIPTNDLVERVEAEVTNYNQMVLNHSISPLDNPAQIKQLRRTIARMKTELRQRELNNK
- the rplE gene encoding 50S ribosomal protein L5 — its product is MSNTASLKKEYVERIAPALKSQFQYSSAMQVPVLKKIVINQGLGMAVADKKIIEVAINEMTAITGQKAVATISRKDIANFKLRKKMPIGVMVTLRRERMYEFLEKLVRVALPRIRDFKGIESKFDGKGNYTLGIQEQIIFPEINIDSITRILGMNITFVTSAQTDEEGYALLKEFGLPFKNAKKD
- the rpsQ gene encoding 30S ribosomal protein S17; the encoded protein is MMSLMEARNLRKERTGVVLSNKMDKTITVAAKFKEKHPIYGKFVSKTKKYHAHDEKNECNIGDTVLIMETRPLSKTKRWRLVEIIERAK
- the rplX gene encoding 50S ribosomal protein L24, encoding MSKLHIKKGDTVYVNAGEDKGKTGRVLKVLVDKNRAIVEGINMVSKSTKPNAKNPQGGIVKQEASIHLSNLNPVDPKTGKATRISRKVTIDENGKKTIARVSKKSGEEIK